In a genomic window of Candidatus Eisenbacteria bacterium:
- the nifS gene encoding cysteine desulfurase NifS, producing MKTIYMDNNATTRVAPEVVEAILPFLKENYFNPSSMYGPARDASDAIENARRRIAARLGAEADEILFTSCATESNNAAIRGALKAEPSRRHVITTAVEHPAVLEVVADLERRGFPVTFLPVNRKGEMDVRDFVRALREDTLLVTVMHANNESGVIFPVEDLARIVKETDPSILFHTDATQSTGKLPIDWKGNFRHVDLLSFSGHKLHAPKGVGALVVRRGSRWRPFLIGGHQERSRRAGTENVAFIAGLATALDLALENREEEVARLEAMRDRLERELTARIPWLEVNGQGAARLPNTLNLAVHYIEGEGILYQLDAHGICASSGSACTSGSLEPSHVLRAMKVPFTAVHGSVRFSLSRYNTGEEIDRVIEVFPEIVRNLRKLSPYWDSAKDRPREDAKERLEGTSRS from the coding sequence TTGAAGACGATCTACATGGACAACAACGCCACCACACGGGTCGCCCCCGAGGTGGTCGAGGCGATCCTTCCCTTTCTGAAGGAGAACTACTTCAATCCCAGCTCCATGTACGGCCCCGCCCGCGACGCCTCCGACGCGATCGAGAACGCCCGCCGCCGGATCGCAGCGCGCCTCGGCGCCGAGGCGGACGAGATCCTCTTCACCTCCTGCGCCACGGAGAGCAACAACGCCGCCATCCGCGGCGCGCTCAAGGCCGAGCCGTCGCGGCGCCACGTCATCACCACCGCCGTGGAGCACCCGGCGGTGCTGGAAGTCGTCGCCGACCTGGAGCGCCGCGGCTTTCCGGTCACCTTCCTCCCGGTGAACCGCAAAGGGGAGATGGACGTGCGCGATTTCGTGCGCGCCCTTCGCGAGGACACGCTCCTTGTCACGGTGATGCACGCCAACAACGAGAGCGGCGTCATCTTCCCGGTGGAGGATCTCGCCCGGATCGTCAAAGAGACCGACCCGTCCATCCTCTTCCATACCGACGCCACCCAGTCGACGGGAAAGCTCCCCATCGATTGGAAGGGGAATTTCCGCCACGTGGACCTTCTCTCCTTCAGCGGGCACAAGCTGCATGCGCCGAAGGGGGTGGGCGCGCTCGTCGTCCGCCGCGGCAGCCGCTGGCGCCCCTTCCTGATCGGCGGGCACCAGGAGAGAAGCCGCCGCGCCGGCACGGAGAACGTCGCCTTCATCGCCGGCCTGGCGACGGCGCTCGACCTCGCCCTGGAGAACCGCGAAGAGGAGGTCGCCCGCCTCGAGGCGATGCGCGACCGCTTGGAGAGGGAACTGACGGCGCGGATCCCCTGGCTCGAGGTGAATGGGCAGGGGGCGGCTCGCCTGCCGAACACGCTCAACCTCGCCGTGCACTATATCGAGGGGGAGGGGATCCTCTACCAACTCGACGCGCACGGCATCTGCGCCTCCAGCGGTTCCGCCTGCACCTCGGGATCGCTGGAGCCCTCGCACGTGCTCCGCGCGATGAAGGTTCCCTTCACCGCGGTGCACGGATCGGTCCGCTTCTCCCTCAGCCGCTACAACACCGGCGAAGAGATCGACCGGGTCATCGAGGTCTTCCCCGAGATCGTACGCAATCTGCGCAAACTCTCTCCCTACTGGGATTCCGCCAAGGACCGCCCCCGCGAAGACGCCAAAGAGCGGCTCGAGGGGACGAGCCGCTCCTAG